Part of the Syntrophorhabdaceae bacterium genome is shown below.
TCGTCGTCATATTCGGGGATAAGGAGCTTAAAGGCGATCCAGAGGATGAGGATGCCCCCGGCGAGCTTGATGCCCGATATCTCGAGGAGTCTCGCTGCCGCGAAGGTTAGGCCGATCCTCAGGATTACCGCCCCTGCCGTGCCCAGTACGATACCCCACTGCCGCTCCTTGGCGGGCAGGGTGCGGACCGCCATGGCGATGACCACCGCGTTGTCCCCTGAAAGAATGATATTGATGAACATGATGTTCACAAGGCCGAGTAAAAACGGTCCGGCCATTAAATGTCCTAAATCCATAACTGCCTCCTTGAAAGCACGGGTGGAACCGGACCGGGCGAAGTCTTAATCCCGGCCGGTGCCTTTGTATCTATGCCTTATAATATTCCGTTCCGGAAAAGGAAGGTATCGGGTGAACCCTGAGATGGGGGGTAAAAATCCCGAAAGGGAAGGGCAAAAGTCCTGAAATGGGGGAGGGAAAAGCGAAGGATTGAAGAGATCCGTGTCTGGGGCTCAAAAACGGCGGGACCGGGACGGTCTTGCTCAGGGACCCAGGGAGGTGAGGCCCTCCCGTATGGCATACTTCGTGAGCTCCGCAACACTCCTGAGATCGAGCTTCTCCATGAGCTGCTGGCGGTGGGTTTCCACAGTTTTCACGCTTACGAAGAGGGCGGCGGCGATCTCTTTGGTGGTCCGGCCTTCGGCGATGAGCTGGAGCACTTCCCTCTCCCGGGGTGTAAGCACCGAGAAGGCGTTTGGCTCGGTTTTCGTAAGGGTACTGAGGTAGTCCTTGAGCACCACATCGGTGATCTTGGGGCTGAGATAGGGGGTGCCGGCGAGGACCGTGCGTATGGCGGAGGCAAGCTCTTCCGACGCGCTGTCCTTGAGGAGATAGCCCGAGACGCCCGCCTTCAGCATCTCGACCACGAACCTTTTATCGGAATGCATGGAAAGGGCGATCACCTTGGTGGCAGGGACGTCCGTGGTGACCTGCCGGGTTGCCTCAATGCCGTTGAGCCCCGGCATGCCTATGTCCATGATCACGATATGGGGTTTAAGCTTCTTCACGAGCTGGACCGCTTCGATGCCGTTTTCAGCCTCGGCGGCAACCTCGAAATCGGCATGTTTTTCGAGGAGGGCCCTGAGCCCTTCTCTCATAATCTTATGGTCGTCTGCGAGAACAATCCTGATCGTCATGTGCCCTCTCTCATTTAAGTCTTGGTCATCTTCGCCGGAGCCGAAAGAGTGACTGCGGCGCCCATTCCGGCGTTCGATTCAATTAAGATGCGGCCGCCGAGGTGGCGAAGCCGCTCTCTGATACTGAAAAGGCCGAAGCCCCGGGACCTCACGTCCGCCTTCGCCGGCGGAAAACCCCTGCCGTCGTCCCTCACTTCGACCACTATCTCCTCCCCCTTCATCCTTAACGAAACCCAGACGGTCCGTGCCTCCGCATGCTTGGCAACATTTACGAGAAGCTCCCTGACGGAGGTAAAGAGGAATATGCCCACTTCTTTGTCGATAATCTTCGGTTCGGGGTCATTCTGAAAGACAAAGCGGAAGCCGTGGGTCTTCTCCATCTGCTCGCCGAGCCACTCCAGGGCTGAGACGAAGCCGAGCTCATGGAGCACGGGAGGGGAGAGCTCGAAGGTGAGGGACCGGGTGTGGCTTATGGCCAGCCCGACGAGGCCCCTGACCTCGTCGATCTGGGTTTTCAGCTCCCCGGCAAGAGGGACTTCTCCAAGCCCGTCGAGCCTCATCTTGGAGACGGCGAGAAGCTGGCCCACGTCGTCGTGCAGGATCACGGCAATCCGCCGTCTTTCCCGCTCCTCGGCAAAAGAGAGCTCGGAAGCGAGGGAGCGAAGCTCCTCCTGGTAGGCCTGGACCTTCTCCTCCGCCTTCTTCCGCTCCGTAATATTCTCCACCGTGCCTTCACAATAGAGGATTGTTCCGTCCCCTGCCCTTGTCACCCTTGCGCGTTCCCTCACGAATATGGTCGATCCGTCGGGTCGTTTCCATGCGGCTTCGTAGTTGCGGACCCGGTCCGCTTCCGCGAGGAGCTTTCTGAACTCCGGCTGCAGATAGCTCGGCTCGTAATCACCCCATTCAACGGGAGTGGAGGCGAGCTCCAGGAAAGAGGCATAGCCGAGCATCCTGACGAGGGCGGGGTTGGCCATGAGAAGGCGGCCGTGGGGATTGGTCCGGTACATGCCCAAGGGTGAATTTTCATAGAGTTTTTTATACCGCTCGGCCCCTTTCCACATCATGATCTCGATCCGTTTTCCCTTGGTGAGGGCGAGGGTCAGCCTCTCGTTCGCCTTCTGAAGCTCCCCGGTCCTTTCAACGACCATCTGCTCCAGCTGATCCTTGTTGGCGAGCAGCGCCTCCTCGGCGCGCTTCCGCTCCGTAATATTCTGAATGATGCCCTCATACCCGAGTATCCGATCCATGCCGGAATGGCGGAGGCTTGCCGTGTGGAGACAGCTCAGTTCCGTTCCGTCCTTCCTCCTGAACCGGCTTTCCCGGTCCCTCACCACACCCTTCTTTCTCACGTCGCTCCGGAGCTTCATATCCTCCCGGGGATTGCGGTAGAGCCGGGACATGGTGATCCGCGCCATCTCTTCCCGGGTGTAGCCGAAAAGGTCGAGCATGGCCTGGTTGCAGTCGATCAGGCGCCCTTCAGGGGTCGTCGTATAGAGGGCGTGACTCGATTCCTCGAATAAGGTCCGGTAACGCCGGTCGCTCTCCCTGAGCGCGTTCTCGGCAGCCACCCGGTCGGTAATGTCGAGGAGGGACGCGATATTTTTCGTGGTCCCCGGAA
Proteins encoded:
- a CDS encoding PAS domain S-box protein, which encodes MGSKRENKTLEESEARYRLLIKHSPDAIFLFNPRTRKIIEVNDQFLNILGYTEEDVARLTLKDILVLEDKTIRLKIQEMLERGQAVFGVRQYKRADGSLREIEVGARLIRSGTRQVVMVNMRDVTERNRVERALKESEDRYRTIFETTACATVIIDEDMTVSLVNSEFERLSGHSKEEIEGRIKWTEFLEPRDMERVARYHTQRRIDPTGAPRNYEFQFVRTSGEQRTIFMTSALIPGTTKNIASLLDITDRVAAENALRESDRRYRTLFEESSHALYTTTPEGRLIDCNQAMLDLFGYTREEMARITMSRLYRNPREDMKLRSDVRKKGVVRDRESRFRRKDGTELSCLHTASLRHSGMDRILGYEGIIQNITERKRAEEALLANKDQLEQMVVERTGELQKANERLTLALTKGKRIEIMMWKGAERYKKLYENSPLGMYRTNPHGRLLMANPALVRMLGYASFLELASTPVEWGDYEPSYLQPEFRKLLAEADRVRNYEAAWKRPDGSTIFVRERARVTRAGDGTILYCEGTVENITERKKAEEKVQAYQEELRSLASELSFAEERERRRIAVILHDDVGQLLAVSKMRLDGLGEVPLAGELKTQIDEVRGLVGLAISHTRSLTFELSPPVLHELGFVSALEWLGEQMEKTHGFRFVFQNDPEPKIIDKEVGIFLFTSVRELLVNVAKHAEARTVWVSLRMKGEEIVVEVRDDGRGFPPAKADVRSRGFGLFSIRERLRHLGGRILIESNAGMGAAVTLSAPAKMTKT
- a CDS encoding response regulator transcription factor gives rise to the protein MTIRIVLADDHKIMREGLRALLEKHADFEVAAEAENGIEAVQLVKKLKPHIVIMDIGMPGLNGIEATRQVTTDVPATKVIALSMHSDKRFVVEMLKAGVSGYLLKDSASEELASAIRTVLAGTPYLSPKITDVVLKDYLSTLTKTEPNAFSVLTPREREVLQLIAEGRTTKEIAAALFVSVKTVETHRQQLMEKLDLRSVAELTKYAIREGLTSLGP